From a region of the Lentilactobacillus curieae genome:
- a CDS encoding ketopantoate reductase family protein, with protein MKFAMIGAGAMGLRYGILLQEAGNDVTFIDTWQPHIDKIREQGGVYVMRDHEDRHLVDIKLETPESYDDDPDMFIIFAKQMQLADYLERCAHFIKPKHYAFTCMNGMGHIEKIQKYFDDDKIIGGTALIATVLPGPGEVDFMGKRGAGKLNMCPLNEKPDQMCYDLFNELDKAQMNPTLTDDFMGTLMTKVIFNSVINTICTMFEIQMGEFGNFSGFDSMARQLIDEAYDICARADIHLVSSRDEEMKALEVNTRVDMPLHYPSMYQDMINDRPTEVDYINGYIAELGRKYHYEAATHLFVTQAVHLAEYHRQNEKAKRAAEMKESLIQSH; from the coding sequence ATGAAGTTTGCAATGATTGGTGCAGGAGCAATGGGTTTACGTTACGGAATTTTGTTACAAGAAGCAGGAAACGACGTTACATTTATTGATACTTGGCAGCCACATATCGATAAGATCCGTGAACAGGGTGGAGTATATGTAATGCGTGACCACGAGGACCGGCACCTAGTTGACATCAAACTGGAAACTCCAGAAAGTTACGATGATGATCCTGACATGTTTATTATTTTTGCTAAGCAAATGCAATTAGCAGATTACTTGGAACGTTGTGCTCACTTTATTAAGCCAAAACATTATGCCTTTACTTGTATGAATGGGATGGGACACATCGAAAAGATTCAGAAGTATTTTGATGACGACAAGATTATCGGTGGAACAGCATTGATTGCAACTGTTCTTCCTGGCCCCGGTGAAGTCGATTTTATGGGTAAACGTGGAGCTGGAAAATTAAACATGTGCCCTCTAAACGAAAAGCCAGATCAGATGTGCTACGACCTGTTCAATGAACTGGACAAAGCACAGATGAACCCAACTTTAACTGATGACTTTATGGGAACTTTGATGACAAAAGTTATCTTTAACTCAGTTATCAATACCATTTGTACAATGTTTGAAATTCAAATGGGTGAGTTCGGTAACTTCAGCGGGTTTGATTCAATGGCTCGTCAGCTAATTGATGAAGCTTATGATATTTGTGCCCGCGCAGATATTCACCTTGTTTCCAGCCGTGATGAAGAGATGAAGGCACTGGAAGTTAATACTAGAGTTGACATGCCACTTCATTACCCTTCAATGTACCAAGACATGATTAATGATCGACCAACAGAAGTTGATTATATCAATGGGTACATTGCTGAACTTGGTCGAAAGTACCATTATGAAGCAGCAACTCATTTGTTCGTTACGCAGGCAGTTCATTTGGCTGAGTACCATCGCCAAAACGAGAAGGCAAAGCGGGCGGCAGAAATGAAGGAATCTTTGATTCAGTCACATTAG
- the purB gene encoding adenylosuccinate lyase, giving the protein MIDRYSRPEMKHIWSLENQYDAWLKVEIAIDEAWSKLGHIPAEDVEKIKKNAKFDVDRIAEIEAVTHHDIVAFTRDVSESLGEERKWVHYGVTSTDVVDTAYGVRIKQADEIIRQDIEKFMEVIKKKVYQYKDTVMIGRTHGVQAEPTTFGLKLARWYSEMKRNQQRFEAAAKELEVGQISGAVGTFANVPPFVEEYVCESLGIRNQEITSQVLPRDLHADYISTLALIATGLEEFATEIRGLQRSEIHEVEEHFNAGQKGSSAMPHKRNPIGSENICGLARVVRGHMVTAYEDVALWHERDISHSSAERVIIPDTLMLVDYMLHRFTNILDKLDVFPETMLNNMNRTYGLIYSQRVMLKLIDSGMTREQAYDLVQPLTAKSWNEQIQFRDLVDGNEKITGQLSKSEIDDAFDYHYHIRNVDEILNRVFGAEK; this is encoded by the coding sequence ATGATTGATAGATATTCCCGCCCAGAAATGAAACACATTTGGTCACTTGAAAACCAGTATGATGCTTGGCTAAAGGTTGAAATTGCGATTGACGAAGCCTGGTCAAAGCTTGGACACATTCCTGCAGAGGATGTTGAAAAGATTAAGAAAAACGCTAAATTTGACGTTGATCGAATTGCTGAAATTGAAGCTGTTACTCACCATGACATCGTCGCATTTACCCGTGATGTTTCTGAATCATTAGGTGAAGAACGTAAGTGGGTTCACTATGGTGTTACCAGTACCGATGTCGTTGATACTGCCTATGGTGTCAGAATCAAGCAGGCGGACGAAATTATTCGCCAAGACATTGAGAAATTTATGGAAGTAATTAAGAAGAAAGTCTATCAATACAAGGACACTGTAATGATTGGCCGGACTCACGGAGTTCAGGCTGAACCAACAACGTTTGGTTTGAAATTAGCACGGTGGTACTCAGAGATGAAACGGAATCAACAACGTTTCGAAGCTGCAGCTAAGGAATTAGAGGTCGGCCAAATTTCTGGGGCAGTTGGAACTTTTGCGAATGTTCCTCCATTTGTCGAAGAATACGTATGTGAATCATTAGGAATTAGAAACCAGGAAATCACCTCACAAGTTCTACCTCGTGATTTGCACGCTGATTACATTTCAACGTTGGCATTAATTGCGACTGGTTTGGAAGAATTTGCGACTGAAATCCGTGGTCTCCAACGTTCGGAAATTCATGAAGTTGAAGAACATTTTAATGCTGGACAAAAGGGATCTTCTGCCATGCCGCATAAGAGAAACCCAATCGGTTCAGAGAATATTTGTGGATTGGCCAGAGTTGTTCGCGGCCACATGGTAACAGCATATGAAGACGTTGCTCTATGGCATGAACGTGATATTTCACACTCATCTGCTGAGCGAGTAATCATTCCTGATACTTTGATGTTGGTTGATTACATGCTTCATCGATTCACGAACATTTTAGATAAATTAGATGTCTTTCCTGAAACAATGTTAAACAATATGAATCGGACTTACGGTCTGATTTATAGTCAACGAGTTATGCTTAAATTGATTGACAGTGGAATGACCAGAGAACAAGCTTATGACCTTGTTCAACCATTAACTGCGAAATCCTGGAATGAACAAATTCAGTTCCGTGACTTGGTTGATGGCAATGAAAAGATCACTGGGCAACTTTCGAAGTCAGAGATTGATGATGCGTTTGATTATCATTATCACATTAGAAATGTTGATGAGATTTTGAATAGAGTGTTTGGCGCAGAAAAATAG
- a CDS encoding adenylosuccinate synthase: MSSIVIVGSQWGDEGKGKITDFFSQNANITARYQGGDNAGHTIVFNDEKFHLQLIPSGIFDKDKTSIIGNGVVVNPKSLITEMDYLIDHGVSVDNLLISNRAHVIMPYHTLLDELQEQHRGNKIGTTKKGIGPAYMDKYERIGIRIADLIDKDEFYKRLKATLEIKNELLTKLYGVEPLSFEAIYKEYNEYADRIREHVVDSSYLINKALDDKQNVLFEGAQGSMLDIDEGTYPFVTSSNASAAGVAAGAGIGPSRVDHVIGVCKAYTSRVGEGPFPTELHDEIGNHIREVGHEYGVVTHRPRRIGWFDSVVLRHAARVSGFTHLALNSLDLLTGIETLKICTAYKLNGETIEHYPASLSELDKCEPVYEELPGWEEDITSCKTIDELPKNAQNYLNRVSELVNVPFATFSVGPDRNQTNIVSNVWD; this comes from the coding sequence ATGTCATCTATTGTGATCGTTGGAAGTCAGTGGGGAGACGAAGGAAAAGGTAAGATTACCGATTTCTTCAGCCAAAACGCAAATATCACCGCCCGTTATCAAGGCGGAGACAACGCTGGCCACACCATTGTCTTTAACGACGAAAAGTTCCATCTTCAACTCATTCCTTCAGGAATCTTTGATAAGGACAAAACTTCCATTATCGGTAACGGGGTCGTAGTTAATCCTAAGTCCCTCATCACCGAGATGGATTACCTCATTGATCACGGTGTATCAGTTGACAATCTACTGATTTCAAATCGTGCTCATGTCATTATGCCATACCACACTTTACTTGATGAACTTCAAGAACAACATCGTGGAAATAAGATTGGGACTACCAAAAAAGGTATCGGCCCAGCTTACATGGATAAATACGAACGAATTGGAATCAGAATTGCCGACTTGATCGACAAAGATGAATTTTACAAACGCTTAAAAGCAACTCTAGAAATCAAAAATGAACTATTAACTAAGCTTTACGGGGTTGAACCACTTAGCTTCGAAGCTATCTATAAAGAATATAACGAATACGCTGACCGCATTAGAGAACACGTTGTCGACTCATCATACCTGATCAATAAGGCTCTCGACGACAAACAAAACGTTCTGTTCGAAGGTGCTCAAGGTTCAATGCTAGACATTGATGAAGGAACGTATCCATTCGTTACCTCATCAAACGCTAGTGCCGCTGGTGTTGCCGCTGGTGCCGGAATTGGCCCTAGCCGAGTAGACCACGTAATTGGTGTTTGCAAGGCTTACACATCTCGAGTTGGTGAAGGTCCATTCCCAACTGAATTGCATGACGAAATCGGTAATCACATCCGTGAAGTCGGTCATGAGTACGGAGTTGTTACCCACCGTCCAAGAAGAATTGGTTGGTTTGACAGCGTTGTTCTACGCCACGCAGCCCGTGTAAGTGGCTTTACTCACCTCGCCTTAAACTCGCTTGATTTACTTACTGGAATCGAAACTCTAAAGATTTGTACCGCCTACAAGTTAAATGGTGAAACAATCGAACATTATCCAGCAAGTTTGAGTGAATTAGACAAGTGCGAACCAGTATACGAAGAGTTACCTGGCTGGGAAGAAGACATCACCAGCTGCAAGACAATTGATGAATTACCAAAGAATGCCCAAAATTATTTAAACCGCGTATCTGAATTGGTTAACGTTCCGTTCGCCACTTTCTCAGTTGGCCCAGATCGTAACCAGACAAACATCGTAAGCAACGTTTGGGATTAA
- a CDS encoding GMP reductase: MEVFDYEDIQLVPAKCIIKSRKDADTSVKFGPKTFKVPVVPANMETVMNKELAIWMAQNDYFYIMHRFQPETRTDFVKELHSLGLYASISVGIKDSEYDFIDELVKEDAKPEYITIDVAHGHSDFVINMIHYIKEKLPETFLIAGNLGTPEAVREIENAGADATKIGIGPGKACITKLKTGFGTGGWQLAALRLCSKAAKKPMIADGGIRFNGDIAKSVRFGASMVMIGSLLAGHEETPGNLISIDGKKYKQYWGSASERQKGAYRNVEGRQMLVPYRGHLEDTLIEMQEDLQSSISYAGGKELSDIRTVDYVVVKNSIMNGD, from the coding sequence ATGGAAGTATTTGACTACGAAGACATTCAACTTGTTCCCGCAAAATGTATCATTAAGAGCCGTAAAGACGCCGACACTTCTGTAAAGTTTGGCCCTAAGACCTTTAAAGTTCCAGTTGTTCCTGCAAACATGGAAACTGTAATGAATAAAGAATTAGCAATCTGGATGGCACAAAATGATTACTTCTACATCATGCACCGTTTCCAACCAGAAACTAGAACTGATTTTGTTAAGGAATTACACTCACTTGGCCTATACGCTTCAATTAGTGTTGGTATCAAGGACAGTGAATATGACTTCATCGACGAATTAGTTAAGGAAGATGCTAAGCCAGAATACATCACCATTGACGTTGCCCATGGTCACTCAGACTTTGTTATTAACATGATCCACTACATCAAGGAAAAATTACCAGAAACATTCTTGATTGCTGGTAACCTTGGAACTCCAGAAGCAGTTCGTGAAATCGAAAATGCTGGTGCCGACGCAACTAAAATTGGGATTGGACCAGGTAAGGCCTGCATCACTAAGCTAAAAACTGGTTTTGGTACTGGTGGTTGGCAATTAGCTGCCCTTCGTCTTTGCTCAAAGGCTGCTAAAAAGCCAATGATTGCTGACGGTGGAATTCGGTTTAATGGTGATATCGCTAAGTCAGTCCGTTTTGGTGCTTCAATGGTTATGATTGGTTCTCTCTTGGCCGGTCATGAAGAAACTCCTGGTAACCTAATCAGTATTGACGGCAAGAAATATAAGCAATACTGGGGTTCAGCTTCTGAACGTCAAAAGGGTGCTTATCGTAATGTTGAGGGTCGCCAAATGCTGGTACCATACCGTGGCCACTTGGAAGACACTTTAATCGAAATGCAAGAAGATCTCCAATCATCAATTTCTTACGCAGGTGGTAAGGAATTATCAGATATTAGAACCGTTGACTACGTAGTAGTTAAGAATTCAATTATGAACGGCGACTAA
- a CDS encoding YhgE/Pip domain-containing protein: protein MSKIIHSKPVLITILAFCLVPASYAVLNIKASWDPYSTQNIRRLPIAVVNDDEGSTLNGKNINVGKEVISKLKKNHDVKWMITNDWDGNNGLDQGKYYAMIEIPSDFSSRLASLASDNPQKPTVVYKSNEKLNPAATKITGQAKDTLTEQIRSNFTQLSGSLVLKKLNQVGADLDLHRPEILGIRNSLNDSIGEIKRADQHLNRVNRNSKDVQKYLKTVKNGIPKVSAQITDLSNILSQQQNLISTTKNNLDATKNSVSNAMDSIQNQSDSLQSAISGIDPETNSGQTLARQAKVASRAGNALVAGLNDGIRVFDIVGSIIPSNRINNLVVSFTNAKKQIKQQQRYLNELQTGSGKNTTRFTNKINNLNDKIQDELGSAATTANSTENRLDSLGDTTASDSSNNSDLISSLREVIPELKAMQSAGNSISGLSVNRVKSVQEKLDNIKSQLSDLDDQLSFLNSRNLDKLINLLGKDPDIASILASPIKLKSKELYNMGVFGYGATPFYTVLSIWIGVLLLTTIISWKYAVGSTMRENKIRYYQTYGGKFLLYLTIAFTQTLFTFIGEIGFLGIRPHSLLAFILIDFFTALVFTMIIFSLVFSFGNVGKVVGVLLMILQIFGTGGLYPLEVIPRGLTSLTPYLPFTYAISAFREAISGPDWGIFFNDLLILAGFGLFFVILTPISRRLFRKPIHALEEGFEKSQL, encoded by the coding sequence ATGTCTAAAATCATCCACAGCAAGCCAGTTTTAATCACAATTCTGGCTTTTTGTTTAGTGCCTGCTTCATATGCAGTGTTAAACATAAAAGCATCGTGGGATCCGTATTCTACCCAAAACATCAGACGGTTGCCGATTGCTGTGGTTAACGATGATGAGGGCAGTACGTTAAATGGTAAAAATATCAATGTCGGCAAAGAAGTTATTTCTAAGCTGAAGAAGAACCATGACGTTAAGTGGATGATTACTAATGATTGGGATGGTAATAACGGTCTTGATCAGGGAAAGTACTACGCAATGATTGAAATTCCTAGTGATTTTTCTAGTCGCCTAGCTTCGCTTGCCAGTGATAACCCGCAAAAACCAACCGTTGTATATAAGTCTAACGAAAAGTTGAATCCTGCAGCTACCAAAATTACCGGTCAGGCTAAGGACACACTTACTGAGCAAATCCGGAGTAATTTCACTCAGTTAAGTGGATCGTTAGTATTGAAAAAACTTAATCAAGTTGGTGCCGACCTCGATTTACACCGCCCCGAAATATTGGGGATTCGTAATTCTTTGAATGATTCGATTGGTGAAATCAAAAGGGCGGATCAGCATTTAAATCGGGTTAACCGAAATTCAAAAGACGTTCAAAAATATCTTAAAACAGTTAAAAATGGGATTCCCAAGGTTTCTGCACAGATTACTGATTTGAGCAATATTTTAAGTCAGCAACAAAATTTAATTAGCACTACTAAGAACAACTTGGATGCAACTAAGAACAGTGTCAGCAACGCAATGGATTCAATTCAAAACCAATCGGATTCCTTGCAATCAGCTATTAGTGGAATTGATCCGGAAACCAATTCGGGACAGACATTGGCTAGACAAGCAAAAGTTGCCAGTAGGGCAGGAAATGCTTTGGTGGCAGGACTGAACGATGGGATTCGCGTTTTCGATATTGTGGGGTCAATTATTCCTAGCAACCGAATCAATAATCTAGTCGTTAGTTTTACGAATGCTAAAAAGCAAATTAAGCAACAGCAGCGATACCTAAATGAGTTACAAACGGGTAGCGGTAAGAACACGACGAGGTTTACTAACAAAATCAACAACCTGAATGACAAAATTCAAGATGAGTTAGGCTCGGCGGCAACAACCGCTAACTCCACCGAGAACCGGCTAGATTCACTTGGGGACACGACTGCATCTGACTCTTCTAATAATTCCGACTTGATTAGCTCACTCAGAGAGGTAATTCCTGAATTAAAAGCAATGCAAAGTGCAGGAAATTCGATTAGCGGTCTGTCCGTTAATCGGGTGAAGTCAGTCCAGGAGAAACTAGATAACATTAAGTCACAGTTAAGTGACTTAGATGATCAGCTTAGCTTCCTGAATAGTCGCAATTTAGATAAGTTAATTAATCTCCTAGGTAAAGACCCTGATATTGCTAGCATTTTGGCCTCACCAATCAAGTTGAAGAGTAAAGAACTTTATAATATGGGGGTCTTTGGTTATGGAGCAACTCCATTTTATACAGTGTTATCAATTTGGATTGGGGTGTTGTTATTAACCACTATCATCTCCTGGAAGTATGCGGTGGGAAGCACAATGAGGGAAAATAAGATTCGCTACTACCAGACATATGGCGGAAAGTTCTTGCTTTACCTGACGATTGCGTTCACCCAAACACTATTTACTTTTATCGGGGAGATTGGTTTCCTAGGGATTCGACCGCATAGCTTGCTGGCGTTTATCCTCATAGATTTCTTTACGGCGCTAGTATTTACAATGATCATCTTTAGTTTGGTATTTTCGTTTGGAAATGTTGGTAAAGTCGTTGGTGTCTTGCTGATGATCCTGCAGATTTTTGGTACTGGTGGTTTGTATCCACTAGAGGTTATTCCACGAGGGCTAACAAGTTTGACACCATACTTACCATTTACCTATGCAATTAGTGCGTTCAGAGAAGCCATCTCTGGCCCAGACTGGGGAATTTTCTTCAATGATCTATTAATCTTAGCTGGATTTGGATTGTTCTTTGTGATCCTCACTCCAATTTCCCGACGGTTATTTAGAAAACCGATTCATGCGCTGGAAGAAGGATTTGAAAAGTCTCAGCTATAA
- a CDS encoding YhgE/Pip domain-containing protein: protein MIRNIRKIYLRDIKAIFKHKAALLTLTALCILPSLYTLVNVGAIWNPYSTQETERIPVAVVNQDKGANFNGEQLNFGKQVIKSLKSNKKIGWRFVDSATAERKLKQGKYYAEIVLPKDFSSKLTSIASNNPQKANVTFKTNTKNSPMGVKITETAAQSLVTEIKKKFVFQINETIFSYLNNAGNKLSNKQANILQLKDLIIALNDGMTLATGSLSAINDTANGMTTALSQLKVVNQAAQGNNSLQEIADGNTGTLQNTRQSLNSASKTVKDNLSQINQRQARVDGLVSQLNSALKQRNQSRISSLSQAAKSEVDIIKSQTKILAAFLSAFDSNNSQIKSLTNQLNSATGRLSSESSALRSLQASTNGSAASISSAVDRVISSNQQVRRQLNNSITGSLNSASGAIDSMVANAIDSSQKASSILGSVNRVKQLNDNAIDSAISGNKLIANSTNKLAKQLDAYKGDIATISNKLKLTSNGDIAEILSILQSNPKLLAGDLTTLFNVKSESIYRVATFGEAFAPSYMALSVWVGCTMLIAVLKTTVPKRRRFRQVSRHEEYFGKMLLFWTLSLIQTFIIITSTILVLHVHVANVFVVYLVGMFVSLTFSTMIYTAASLLGNLGTALMVMLVALQLAGSGAMYPVQLNPLIFRIIQPLFPFTYGVGAFREAIGGINIQSLGVDFFFLTFMSAVAILLGSILKIRIKRVSDKLNKAFKETGIGE from the coding sequence ATGATCAGAAACATCCGAAAAATATATCTACGAGATATCAAAGCTATTTTTAAACACAAGGCTGCCTTGTTAACCCTAACTGCGCTGTGTATCTTACCTAGCCTGTACACATTAGTCAATGTCGGAGCAATTTGGAATCCATACAGTACTCAAGAAACCGAACGGATTCCAGTCGCAGTCGTAAATCAAGACAAGGGGGCCAATTTTAACGGTGAACAGCTTAATTTTGGTAAACAGGTAATCAAGTCGCTCAAGTCCAATAAAAAGATTGGCTGGCGATTCGTTGACTCAGCGACTGCTGAAAGAAAACTGAAGCAAGGAAAGTACTATGCTGAAATAGTTTTGCCCAAGGATTTTTCAAGCAAGCTAACCAGTATCGCCTCAAATAACCCTCAAAAAGCTAACGTGACTTTTAAAACGAACACTAAAAATAGCCCAATGGGAGTTAAAATCACCGAAACTGCTGCCCAGTCACTGGTAACCGAAATCAAAAAGAAGTTTGTTTTTCAAATTAACGAAACGATCTTTTCTTATCTAAACAACGCAGGAAATAAGTTGAGCAATAAGCAGGCAAACATCCTCCAGCTAAAGGATCTAATTATTGCTTTAAATGATGGCATGACATTAGCAACCGGCTCGCTATCGGCAATCAACGACACCGCCAACGGAATGACAACTGCTTTGTCACAACTCAAGGTCGTAAATCAAGCTGCTCAGGGGAATAATTCGCTTCAAGAAATTGCCGATGGTAACACTGGGACACTTCAAAATACCCGCCAATCTTTAAATTCAGCTAGTAAAACTGTAAAAGATAACCTATCACAAATTAATCAACGCCAAGCAAGAGTGGATGGCTTGGTTAGCCAGCTTAATTCCGCTTTAAAACAACGAAATCAATCCAGAATTAGTAGCCTGTCGCAGGCAGCGAAGTCTGAAGTTGATATTATAAAGTCACAAACAAAAATTTTGGCAGCGTTTCTAAGTGCATTTGATAGTAATAATTCCCAAATCAAGTCCTTAACTAACCAGCTTAACTCAGCAACTGGCCGCCTAAGTTCTGAATCATCAGCTTTGAGATCACTTCAGGCAAGTACTAATGGTTCTGCAGCTAGCATTAGTTCAGCTGTCGACCGAGTTATTAGCAGCAACCAGCAAGTTCGCAGACAGCTTAACAACAGTATCACCGGTTCTTTGAACTCAGCTTCTGGAGCAATTGATAGCATGGTCGCCAACGCAATTGACAGCTCACAAAAGGCCAGCTCAATCTTGGGTAGCGTTAATCGAGTTAAACAGCTAAACGATAATGCAATCGATAGTGCGATTTCTGGTAACAAATTAATCGCTAATTCGACAAACAAGCTGGCCAAACAACTGGATGCGTACAAGGGTGATATTGCAACAATCAGTAATAAGCTTAAGTTAACAAGTAACGGCGATATTGCTGAGATTTTAAGCATCTTACAAAGCAACCCTAAGCTACTTGCAGGAGATTTAACTACCCTATTCAACGTAAAATCCGAATCCATCTATCGAGTCGCAACCTTCGGTGAAGCATTTGCTCCAAGTTACATGGCCCTCTCGGTTTGGGTTGGCTGCACGATGCTGATTGCCGTGCTTAAAACAACCGTTCCAAAGAGACGGCGTTTCCGACAGGTTAGTCGGCATGAAGAATATTTCGGCAAAATGCTGCTGTTCTGGACGCTTTCATTGATCCAAACATTTATTATCATTACTTCAACAATTCTGGTATTACACGTCCACGTGGCTAACGTATTTGTGGTTTACTTGGTCGGCATGTTTGTATCGCTGACATTCTCAACTATGATTTACACTGCGGCCTCGTTACTTGGTAACTTGGGAACCGCCCTAATGGTAATGCTAGTCGCATTACAACTGGCAGGTAGTGGAGCCATGTACCCAGTCCAGTTGAATCCACTTATTTTTAGAATCATTCAGCCATTGTTCCCATTCACTTACGGAGTTGGCGCCTTTAGAGAAGCAATCGGAGGTATCAACATCCAGAGTCTGGGGGTAGATTTCTTTTTCCTAACGTTTATGTCAGCCGTTGCCATCCTATTGGGATCAATCCTTAAGATTAGGATCAAACGAGTATCAGATAAGTTAAATAAGGCATTTAAGGAAACGGGAATTGGTGAGTAA
- a CDS encoding oligopeptide ABC transporter substrate-binding protein, which translates to MKAKHWFLLSFLSLLTISLAACGKNSSKPATNHVDLPSSYSAKGKAVSTGNSTLRVAEVNDAPFKGISLAVLQDMVEDQDVYSPGGLETLFKADNNFKIVNGGLANQKLDRKKNTVTITLRKNARWSDGKPVIARDVEYAYEIIGNQNTTSSQYSSDFARIKGMAAYHNGKAKTISGITYPDGQNGKQVVIKYSKLAPSMEYLGNSFVWGSVVPYHKLKGIKISKLASSKPVRKNPVFTGPYKLAKQVDGESTSWVRNKYYYGPKPKIGKVQIQVVSTTNSLAAFKANKYDFALGSLPTSQYQNASKIKGYAMTGRPSTSYSYFGFNLGHFDTKKNVNVTDKNMKMGNKKLRQAMMYAINLDQMYKKLFNGVSWRANTLILPNFKQYYDKKNPGFPYNPKKANQLLDEAGYKKKGKWRVQPNGKPLTIYYGAAEGSSTLQAIYQQELQEWHKVGLNVKMATGKPMDINSFYTTISEPKQNKIDIFDAGWQVTSDPTPTQLYGADAAYNMGHFVSKKNTELINAINSDKAWNSSYRTKKFKEWQRYMNDEAAYTPDSYSFSFTPVNKRLKNYYSTNAVNYFVPSFWQNLAMTK; encoded by the coding sequence ATGAAAGCAAAACACTGGTTTTTGCTCAGCTTTTTAAGTTTACTAACAATTAGTCTAGCGGCTTGTGGTAAGAACAGTTCGAAGCCTGCTACTAATCATGTTGATTTACCATCTAGTTATTCAGCCAAGGGTAAGGCAGTTTCGACGGGAAACTCAACTTTGCGAGTTGCTGAAGTTAACGACGCACCGTTTAAGGGAATCTCTTTAGCAGTATTGCAGGATATGGTTGAAGATCAAGATGTGTACTCGCCAGGTGGGTTGGAAACTTTGTTTAAAGCGGATAACAACTTCAAAATCGTCAATGGTGGGCTAGCTAATCAGAAATTAGACCGCAAGAAGAATACCGTGACAATCACATTGCGGAAGAACGCAAGGTGGTCGGATGGTAAGCCGGTTATTGCTAGGGATGTTGAGTACGCCTATGAAATTATTGGTAATCAAAACACCACCTCTTCTCAGTATTCAAGCGATTTCGCGAGAATAAAGGGGATGGCAGCGTACCATAATGGAAAAGCCAAAACCATTTCTGGAATTACTTATCCAGATGGGCAAAATGGTAAACAGGTTGTCATTAAGTACTCTAAGTTAGCACCCTCTATGGAATATTTAGGTAACTCTTTTGTTTGGGGGTCTGTTGTTCCTTATCATAAATTGAAGGGCATCAAGATTTCTAAGTTGGCGTCATCTAAGCCTGTGCGTAAGAATCCGGTATTTACTGGACCATACAAGCTAGCTAAGCAGGTGGATGGTGAATCGACTAGTTGGGTCCGCAATAAGTACTATTACGGGCCAAAGCCTAAGATTGGTAAGGTTCAGATACAGGTTGTTTCCACTACGAATTCTCTCGCTGCCTTCAAAGCAAACAAGTATGATTTTGCGTTGGGAAGTTTACCAACTAGCCAGTACCAAAACGCTTCGAAGATTAAGGGTTATGCAATGACTGGCAGACCATCTACTTCATACTCATACTTTGGATTTAACCTTGGTCACTTTGACACTAAGAAAAACGTGAACGTGACCGATAAAAACATGAAGATGGGTAATAAGAAGCTTCGTCAGGCCATGATGTACGCAATTAACCTTGATCAGATGTATAAGAAGCTGTTTAACGGAGTTAGTTGGCGGGCAAATACACTCATTTTGCCTAACTTCAAGCAGTATTACGATAAAAAGAATCCTGGTTTCCCATACAATCCAAAGAAAGCCAACCAGTTGTTAGATGAAGCTGGTTACAAAAAGAAGGGGAAGTGGCGAGTTCAACCAAATGGTAAGCCACTTACCATCTACTATGGCGCTGCTGAGGGTTCATCTACTCTTCAGGCAATCTATCAACAAGAACTTCAGGAATGGCATAAGGTCGGTCTAAATGTTAAGATGGCCACTGGAAAACCTATGGATATCAATAGTTTCTATACCACCATTTCTGAGCCTAAACAAAACAAGATTGATATCTTTGATGCTGGCTGGCAGGTTACTTCTGACCCAACACCTACTCAATTGTACGGCGCTGATGCAGCCTACAATATGGGACACTTTGTTTCTAAGAAGAATACGGAGCTGATCAATGCTATCAACAGCGATAAAGCTTGGAATTCAAGTTACCGGACTAAGAAATTCAAGGAATGGCAACGGTATATGAATGATGAAGCTGCGTATACGCCTGATAGTTACAGCTTTAGCTTTACTCCAGTCAATAAACGATTGAAGAACTATTACAGCACCAATGCAGTAAATTACTTTGTACCAAGTTTCTGGCAGAATTTGGCGATGACTAAATAA